The following are encoded together in the Micromonospora lupini genome:
- a CDS encoding 2-phosphosulfolactate phosphatase has translation MAAAVHGQPGSGARFDWGLTGAAELGRVCAALVVVDVLSFTTAVEVAVARGMRVHPFPWGEQAAEYALRVGAVAAVGRRRVTADHPWSLSPAALSAAPVVADLVLPSPNGSAISAAASATGLPVVAACLRNSRAVGRWLRRQGYGTTDAPIGVIASGERWPDGSLRPSVEDQLGAASVLDALSGVPGGLSVEAAMALAALASTPDVPAAVRGSVSGRELTESGFGADVDIAVQVGVSDVVPVLRQGVFSAA, from the coding sequence TTGGCGGCGGCCGTCCACGGCCAGCCCGGGTCGGGCGCCAGGTTCGACTGGGGCCTGACCGGGGCGGCCGAGCTCGGCCGGGTCTGCGCGGCGCTGGTGGTGGTGGACGTGCTCTCGTTCACCACCGCCGTGGAGGTGGCGGTCGCCCGGGGCATGCGGGTGCACCCGTTCCCGTGGGGTGAGCAGGCCGCTGAGTACGCGTTGCGGGTCGGCGCTGTCGCGGCGGTGGGCCGTCGCCGGGTGACTGCCGACCATCCGTGGTCGCTGTCGCCCGCCGCGCTGAGCGCCGCGCCCGTCGTGGCGGACCTGGTGCTGCCCTCACCGAACGGCTCCGCGATAAGCGCGGCCGCCAGCGCCACCGGGTTGCCGGTGGTCGCGGCGTGCCTGCGCAACTCCCGCGCCGTCGGGCGTTGGCTGCGCCGCCAGGGGTACGGCACGACTGACGCCCCGATCGGCGTCATCGCCTCCGGTGAGCGGTGGCCGGACGGGTCGCTACGACCGTCGGTCGAGGACCAGCTCGGCGCGGCGAGCGTGCTGGACGCCTTGTCCGGTGTGCCGGGTGGCCTCTCCGTGGAGGCGGCCATGGCGCTCGCCGCGCTGGCCAGCACTCCGGACGTCCCCGCCGCGGTGCGCGGCAGCGTGTCCGGTCGGGAGTTGACCGAGAGTGGCTTCGGCGCCGACGTCGACATCGCGGTCCAGGTGGGCGTGTCGGACGTCGTTCCGGTCCTGCGCCAGGGCGTGTTCTCCGCCGCCTGA
- the purL gene encoding phosphoribosylformylglycinamidine synthase subunit PurL, with translation MTTHPDPVRDTPEAYSAPAQPTEPLAQPTAPAAAPAQPATADWTDGVDTVPRAGGTPGELQPYTELGLRDDEYDRIRQILGRRPTQSELAMYSIMWSEHCSYKSSKVHLRQFGEKAPHSDRMLAGIGENAGVVQVSDELAVTFKVESHNHPSFVEPYQGAATGVGGIVRDILAMGARPVAVMDPLRFGAADHPDTARVLTGIVAGVGGYGNCLGLPNIGGELVFDPSYQGNPLLNALCLGVLPVSRLQNKAAAGPGNVVVLMGAKTGRDGIGGVSVLASATFDEGSEARRPAVQVGDPFTEKLLIEACLELYDGQLVVGIQDLGGAGLTCALTETAAAAGTGMRVWLERVPLREPSMDPHEILASESQERMLLVVEPEKLDAVLKTCEKWGVLATAIGEVTAPEPDGSPGRLTITWQDHLVVDVPPGSLVDDGPVYARPMREPADLILLQADRAETLPRPADPDALRETVLRMIASPNLADKTWVTEQYDRYVLGNTVLAQPEDSGVIRIDERTGLGVALSLDGNGRYARLDPYNGTKLALAEAYRNVAVTGAKPIAVTNCLNFGSPEDPGVMWQFAEAVRGLADGCLELGIPVTGGNVSFYNQTGAAAIHPTPVVGVLGVLDNVADRVPMGFVPRPGGDHDQLYLLGETNVELSGSEWAWVTHEHLGGIPPQVDLLREKALAELLAEAARVGHLSSAHDLSDGGLAQSLVESCLRRGVGARIAVPEQFAGGSMPFVYLFSESATRALVSVPRGHDKAFAALCAERGVPFELIGVTDPTGGALEVHGQFRIGLDELRAAHTETLPRLFGGTAAVEVPAPAAGVAGAVEGVPLPGAPAEPVDASEVLSEPIASSGPSPQTGAVDPVGSAQPGESSESDPGATEPSPDER, from the coding sequence ATGACCACCCATCCGGACCCGGTACGGGACACACCGGAGGCGTACTCCGCCCCGGCGCAGCCGACCGAGCCGCTGGCGCAGCCCACCGCCCCGGCAGCCGCCCCGGCCCAGCCGGCGACCGCCGACTGGACCGACGGCGTGGACACCGTGCCGCGCGCCGGTGGCACCCCTGGCGAGTTGCAGCCGTACACCGAGCTGGGTCTGCGCGACGACGAGTACGACCGGATCCGGCAGATCCTCGGCCGTCGACCCACGCAGTCCGAGCTGGCGATGTACTCGATCATGTGGAGCGAGCACTGCTCCTACAAGTCGAGCAAGGTGCACCTGCGCCAGTTCGGTGAGAAGGCCCCGCACAGCGACCGGATGCTCGCCGGCATCGGCGAGAACGCCGGCGTCGTGCAGGTCTCCGACGAGCTGGCGGTGACCTTCAAGGTCGAGTCGCACAACCACCCGAGCTTCGTCGAGCCGTACCAGGGCGCGGCGACAGGCGTCGGCGGCATCGTCCGGGACATCCTGGCCATGGGCGCCCGCCCGGTCGCGGTGATGGACCCGCTGCGCTTCGGCGCCGCGGACCACCCGGACACCGCACGGGTGCTCACCGGCATCGTCGCCGGCGTGGGCGGCTACGGCAACTGCCTTGGCCTGCCCAACATCGGTGGCGAGCTGGTCTTCGACCCGTCCTACCAGGGCAACCCTCTGCTCAACGCGCTCTGCCTGGGCGTGCTGCCGGTCAGCCGGCTGCAGAACAAGGCAGCCGCCGGCCCCGGCAACGTCGTCGTGCTGATGGGTGCCAAGACCGGCCGGGACGGCATCGGTGGCGTCTCGGTGCTGGCCAGCGCCACCTTCGACGAGGGCAGCGAGGCTCGTCGCCCCGCCGTGCAGGTCGGCGACCCGTTCACCGAGAAGCTGCTGATCGAGGCGTGCCTGGAGCTGTACGACGGGCAACTGGTCGTCGGCATTCAGGACCTCGGCGGTGCCGGTCTGACCTGCGCGCTCACCGAGACCGCCGCGGCTGCCGGCACGGGCATGCGGGTCTGGCTGGAGCGGGTGCCGCTGCGCGAGCCCTCGATGGACCCGCACGAGATCCTGGCCAGCGAGTCGCAGGAGCGGATGCTGCTTGTCGTCGAGCCGGAGAAGCTCGACGCCGTGCTCAAGACCTGCGAGAAGTGGGGCGTCCTCGCCACCGCGATCGGTGAGGTCACCGCACCGGAGCCGGACGGCAGCCCGGGTCGATTGACGATCACCTGGCAGGACCACCTGGTCGTCGACGTGCCGCCGGGTTCGCTCGTCGACGACGGCCCGGTCTACGCCCGGCCGATGCGCGAGCCGGCCGACCTGATCCTGCTCCAGGCCGACCGGGCCGAGACGCTTCCCCGCCCGGCCGACCCGGACGCGCTGCGGGAGACCGTGCTGCGCATGATCGCGTCGCCCAACCTGGCCGACAAGACCTGGGTCACCGAGCAGTACGACCGCTACGTGCTGGGCAACACCGTGCTCGCCCAGCCGGAGGACAGCGGCGTGATCCGGATCGACGAGCGGACCGGTCTCGGCGTGGCGCTGTCGCTGGACGGCAACGGCCGGTACGCCCGACTTGACCCGTACAACGGCACCAAGCTGGCCCTCGCCGAGGCGTACCGGAACGTGGCGGTGACCGGCGCGAAGCCGATCGCCGTGACCAACTGCCTCAACTTCGGCTCGCCGGAGGACCCGGGCGTGATGTGGCAGTTCGCCGAGGCCGTGCGCGGCCTGGCGGACGGCTGCCTGGAGCTGGGCATCCCGGTGACCGGCGGCAACGTCAGCTTCTACAACCAGACCGGCGCGGCCGCCATCCACCCGACCCCGGTGGTCGGCGTGCTTGGTGTGCTGGACAACGTCGCCGACCGGGTGCCGATGGGCTTCGTCCCGCGCCCCGGTGGCGACCACGACCAGCTCTACCTGCTCGGCGAGACGAACGTGGAGCTGTCCGGCTCGGAGTGGGCCTGGGTGACCCACGAGCACCTCGGCGGGATCCCGCCGCAGGTCGACCTCCTCCGCGAGAAGGCGCTTGCCGAACTGCTGGCCGAGGCGGCCCGCGTCGGTCACCTCAGCTCGGCGCACGACCTCTCCGACGGTGGCCTCGCCCAGAGCCTTGTCGAGTCCTGCCTGCGGCGTGGCGTCGGCGCCCGGATCGCCGTGCCGGAGCAGTTCGCCGGCGGGTCGATGCCGTTCGTCTACCTGTTCAGCGAGTCCGCGACGCGGGCGCTGGTGTCGGTGCCGCGTGGCCACGACAAGGCGTTCGCCGCGCTCTGCGCCGAGCGGGGTGTGCCGTTCGAGTTGATCGGCGTCACCGACCCGACTGGCGGCGCGCTGGAGGTGCACGGCCAGTTCCGGATCGGTCTGGACGAGCTGCGGGCCGCGCACACCGAGACGCTGCCGCGTCTCTTCGGCGGCACCGCCGCCGTCGAGGTGCCCGCGCCGGCCGCAGGCGTGGCGGGCGCGGTCGAGGGCGTGCCGCTGCCGGGTGCCCCGGCCGAGCCGGTGGACGCGTCGGAGGTGCTCTCCGAGCCGATCGCCTCATCCGGTCCGTCCCCGCAGACCGGAGCTGTCGACCCGGTCGGGTCGGCGCAGCCGGGTGAGTCGTCCGAGTCTGACCCCGGTGCCACCGAGCCGTCGCCTGACGAGCGCTGA